From the Meleagris gallopavo isolate NT-WF06-2002-E0010 breed Aviagen turkey brand Nicholas breeding stock chromosome 19, Turkey_5.1, whole genome shotgun sequence genome, one window contains:
- the LOC104913685 gene encoding ly6/PLAUR domain-containing protein 1-like — protein sequence MLSGHMPGGAHGILSLLTVVFVLPEVSGLQCYGCNIIVGTKYVDTGCSNPEVITCSQSHQGFKHRFCIKTESVVLGILLTSGCATSRHCQQQELPGVRIHCCDTDLCNGSPQPPPSLAGGCLLLPSLLAALLLS from the exons ATGCTCTCAGGACACATGCCTGGAGGTGCCCATGGGATCCTCTCTCTGCTGACCGTGGTGTTTGTCCTCCCAGAGG TGTCTGGGCTCCAGTGCTACGGCTGCAACATCATTGTTGGCACCAAGTACGTGGACACGGGGTGCTCGAACCCAGAGGTGATCACCTGCTCACAGTCCCATCAGGGCTTCAAACACCGGTTCTGCATTAAGACTGAAAGTG TGGTCCTGGGCATCTTGCTGACCAGCGGCTGTGCCACCTCCCgtcactgccagcagcaggagctgccggGGGTCCGCATCCACTGCTGTGACACCGATCTCTGCAATGGCTCTCCCCAGCCTCCCCCCAGCCTTGCTGGtggctgcctcctgctgcccagcctcctggcagccctgctgctctcctga